The genomic stretch GGCGCGGCGTGAGCCAGAGCACGGCCACGCCCGACGAACACGCGATGGTCAGTTCGAGATCGCCGTAATGCTTCATGACGTCGAGCGTCGCCTCGGCGCATTGCGTGAGCAAACGGTGCACTTGCGCCGCGTATTGCTCGCCCGCGATCGTGAGCCGCAGCGCGCGATGCTCGCGCACGAACAGCGAGCGCCCGAGGAACGCTTCGAGCTGATGGATCTGGCGGCTAATGGCGCTTTGCGTGAGATGCAGTTCGGCCGCGGCGCGCGTGAAGCTCGCATGGCGCACGGCGGCTTCGAACGCGACCAGACAGGGAAGAGGCGGCAAGGGCGTGATGCGCATGGCGGGCGGCGGAAACGGTCGAGTTGGTCACATGATAAAGCCCCGCGCGGGCCGCCATTTTCGAGAGGTTTGTGTCGACGCGATCACGCCGCCGCGTGACACACCGCCTCGATACGATTGCCGGCCGGATCGACGAGAAACGCGCCGTAGTAATGCGCGTGATAGTGCGCGCGCACGCCCGGCGCACCGTCCGAGCGGCCGCCCGCCGCCAGCCCGGCCGCGTGAAAGGCGTCGACCTGAGCGCGCGTGGCGGCCTTGAAGCACCAGTGGCGTTTGTTGACAGCGTCGATGGCCGTGGCGTCGAGATAGACGGCGAGACAGCTGGAATGCGTGTCGGCGGCGTCGCAGCGCTCGCCGTAGCCGAGTGCCTGCGGGCGGTCGTAGACCTTGAGCGCGCCGAGCGCCTGCATCACGGCGTCGTAGAACGGGCGCGCGGCGTCGAGATCGGGCACGCCGATCGACACATGATCGAGTAGCTGCATCGTGGCTCCATGCGTGGGAACGAGCCACGCACTATACCGGCTGCGGCCCGCGCACGCCGCGGCAAGCCGCGCGGCGCGCGCCTCAGTGCGCCGTGCGAAACACCGAAACCGCGGCGTTCAGGCGATGCGCCTCGCTTTCCAGCGAAGAAGCCGCCGCCGAAGCCTGCTCGACCAGCGCCGCGTTTTGCTGCGTGACGAGATCCATCTGGCCCACGGCCACGTTGACCTGATCGATGCCCGTGCTCTGCTCCGAGGCGGCCGAGGCGATTTCGCCCATGATGGCCGACACGCGCGCGATGGCATCGACGATCTCGCTCATGGTCGAGCCCGAGCGTTCGACGAGGCTCGCGCCGCTCGCCACGCGCGAGGTGGACGATTCGATCAGCTCCTTGATCTCCTTCGCCGCCGCCGCGCTGCGTTGCGCGAGCGAGCGCACCTCGCTCGCGACCACGGCGAAGCCGCGCCCTTCCTCGCCCGCGCGCGCCGCTTCCACGGCCGCGTTGAGCGCGAGAATGTTGGTCTGGAACGCGATGGTCTCGATCACGCCGACGATCTCGCCAATGCGCCGCGAGTCGCCCACGATATGCTGCATCGTGCCCACCACTTCGCGCGAGAGATCGCCGCCCTGGGTCGCGAGCCCGGAGGCGCCCTCGGCGAGCGAACTCGCCTGGCGCGCGTTCTCGGCGGTCTGCTTGACCGTCGACGTGAGTTGCTCGATGCTCGCCGCCGTTTCTTCGAGCGACGCGGCCTGTTCCTCGGTGCGCTGCGACAGATCCGTATTGCCCGCCGCGATCTCGCTCACGCCCTTGTCGATCGACTCCGCGCCTTGCCGCACGGTGCTCACCATCGTAATCAACGAAGCCTGCATCTGCTGCAGCGCGGCCTGCAGGCGGCCCATTTCGTTGTTGCTCGTGGCCGCCACGGCGCCGCTCAGGTCGCCCGCGGCAATGCGCTGGAACTGCGCGATGGCCGCGTCGACAGGATGCACGATCGCGCGCATCAGCGCCGTGCGCGCGATCCAGGCGCATAGCAGCGAGAGCGCCATGCCGACGGCCACCGCCGTGCTCACCCACTCGAAGCGCTGCTGCGCGGTTTGATAACGCTGCGCGCCGTGCTCGATCTGGCGCTGCTCCAGCACCAGCATCGCCTTTTCGTAGCTGTTGTAGAGCGCGGGAAGCTTGTGGCCCTGAAGTTCCTGGAACGCGGCTTTGTCGCCCGCCTTGAGCGCCGCGAGCGCGGGTTCGACGCCGTCGTGCAGGAAGCCGTTGCGCTTGCCCTGCATGTCGTCGATCAGGCTCGCGTCTTCGCTCTTGCCCGCGATCGACAGATAGTGATCGAGGCGATCGTTCGAGTTCTTGAGGTATTGATCGAAGCGTTTGAGCACCGCGTTGGCGGCTTGCTGATCGCCGAGATCGGCCAGCGACGCATAGGTCGCGAGCGCGAGGCGCAGGCGCAGCAACTGGCCCGCGCTGCCTTCGAGATCGGCGACGGCCGGGGTGTCGACCGTGTACATGGTGCGCAACGCGTCGTTGCCCGCGCGCATCGACAGAAGTCCGGTCGCGGCGCCGATCAGCAGGACGATCCCGAAGAAGGCGATCATCAAGGTCAGGCTCGCGCGTATCGACAGCTTGTGAAGCATGCTGGTCTCTCTCCGTGGGCGCGGCAAGGATGCGCGCCCTATGTCGTTATTCGTCTGATTGTTTCGACCTGCCAGGCATCGGCGATGCGTGGGCGTCAGTCGTGACAACGGCAAAAAATCGCCGGACTTTACGGAGATCGAGCAAAAGCCTGCGCGCGCGCAACGGCAATCGTTTGCGCCGCGCGCGGCGGTCTGGCCTGGCGTTACACGGGATTACGCGGGCGCGCCTTCATCGTTGTCGGCAGGTTCGGCGGCTTCGCCAGCCGGTTCGTCGGCGGGCACGAGATAGCGCAGCACGTCGCGCCAGCTCACGATACCTACGGGCCGGAATTCGGTATCGACGATCGGGAGGCACGAAATCTTGTTGTCGAGGAACAGCGCGACGGCTTCGGGCAGCGTGGAGTCGGGACGCAGCGTGATGGGCTTGCGGCTCATGATCTGATGCACGCGCTTGTTGAGCGTGCCGAGATCGCGCGCCTGTTCAACCACGCTGTCGATGAAGGGGCTGATCGCGCGCAGCAGGTCGCGGTCGGAAACGACGCCTTGCAGCTTACCGTCTTCGACCACGAGCAGATGATGAAAGCTCGCCTTGGCGAAGATCTCGCGCACGGTTTCGAGCGTGTCGTCGAAGCCGACGGTGACGACGCGGCGCGTCATGAATTTTTCGACTTGCATGGGCAGTTCGGGCGCTGGGGGGTTCGACGCCCCGCATCGGGGTGTTCCGGCCGGTTTTCAGTCGGTTCCGGCCGCTTCCGCCGACACGGGCTGAGCCCGGTATAACGGCCAACGCCCCGCAAATCTTCAGTCGAATGACGCGTGCAACGAGGTCAGCGACCTTGGCGGCCTCAACAACACCATCGCGCAGCGCGTTACGCCTCCAGCGCGAGCGTGGCGAAGGTCGCGAGCCAATGCTCGCCCATGTAGTCGCCCGCGACGTGCTCGAGCGCGCTCGCCAGATGCGTGTTCGCGGCTTCGTCTAGCACCGCCACGCGGGCGTCACCGGCGGGCAGCACGCGTGCGATCGTGCGCTGGCACCAGGCGCGGCTGAGGTTCAGCCCGTCGAGGTGCGCGATCTTGCCGTCGCTGCGGTCGGCGACCGTGGCGGGCGTGAACAGCGTGGCCGGCTCGCGCGCGGCGAGGTTCGGCAGGAAGCGCGTGAACCACGGCTCGAAGTCTTGCGCGTTCAATACCCGGCTCATCAGCAAGGCCACGCTCAGCGCGGGCGAGAGGAATTCGTCGCCACCCGGCTCCCACGCCTGGCAGTTCGCGTCGTGCGCGTGCCAGCGCTGCGCGGTAGTTTCGATCAGCGCCGCCAGTTCGGGCCGCGCATTCGCGCGCGCGAAGTCGAGTGCGAGCGTGAGCGCGAACGCCGTGTTGAAGTGCGTCCCCACGCGCAGCGGATAGGTCGCCTTCGGCAGAAATTCCTCGAAGCGGTCGACGAAGGTCTCGGTGAGCGGCGCGAGCGCGGTTTGCCAGCGCGCGGCTTGGGGCAGCCGTGGTGCGTGATGTTGCGCAAGCGTGCTTACCTGCGCCGCGAGCGCGAGCAACCAGGCCCATCCGTAAGGGCGTTCGAACCCGCGATTGTGCGGCAGGTCGAGATACGCCATTTCGCCGGCCATGTTCGCCTCCGTGAAATGCGCGTCGACCACGGCGACGATACGCGCGGTCTCGGGCAGATCCGGGAACCGTTCGAGCAGATGCAGCACGAGCCAATAACCGTGCACACACGAATGCCAGTCGTAGCTGCCGTAGAACACGGGATGCAGCGCGCGCGGGCTCTGCACGTCCTGCGCGCCGTCGAGGCAGTGCGTGAGCTTGTTCGGGTATTCGCGCGTGAGATGGGCGAGCGCGAGCGTCGCGAATTTCGAGGCGTGGGCGGCGGTGAGGTGATGGGACATGGCGAGGTCTCTCTACGTGCGATGACGGCGCGAGGGAGCTTGCATTCTCCGCTTGCGGTGGAAGTGGCGTTGGCTGCGTGTCGCGCGAGGGACGAATCTACCATGAGACTTTATCGATAAATAGTCGATAAAGTGGTGGGTTAGGGTAAGTCCGTGGTGGTGGTTTGCGAAAGCGAAATTGGTGATGTGTGGCCGGGTTTCTGAGGCGGCGCGACGGCGGCTTGCGGCGTGAGAAGGCTGGCGCGCGGCCGCCTTGGCAGTTAGTTGCAATCGCATTGCGATCATGCGGGCACATGGTTTTGTCGATCGTGTTGCATTTAACTATCCCGATTGCTTATCTACGAATAAAGATCGGAATCGTCCTGTTGCCTGTGCCGTTCCGGAAATCCTACGATGCGTCGAGGAAATTTTTTGAAACCCATCCGGAAGCGAGAATCACCATGGCACAGGATATTTTTATAAAAATAAACGGCATCGACGGCGAATCTCAAGACGCCATTCACTTGAATGAAATCGACGTCATTTCCTGGCGATGGAGCGTTTTTCAACAATCCAGCATGCATTCCGGCTCGGGCGGCGGCGCGGGTAAAGCGACGGTATCGGATCTGGAATTCACGCATCGCATCGATCGCGCCAGCCCGAATCTCGCGCAGGCTTGCTTCACCGGGAAACATATTTCGGAGGCGAAGCTCACGATGCGTAAAGCAGGCGGCTTACCTCACGAATTTGTGCGAATCACGATGTATGACGTGATTGTTGCTCGTGTGGAGCCTGTTGCCGGCGGCGAGTATTGTTCGGAAGAAGTGCGCCTTTCCTTCGCCAGAATGAAGAATGAGTACATTCTGCAAAATCCCATCGGAGGAAAGGGCGGCACGATTACCGCATTGATCGACGTGAAAGCCAATCAAACCAGCTGACACGCGAGGCGGCCATGCCGGTGAAATGCACATTCGTTTTGAATAAGAAAGACACAACCCTGCTAGCGTGTGATGGAACGACGCCGGTTACGGCATTCTCGGGTCAGAGACAAGGTAGAGATAATCCGGACGCCACGGACAAGGAGAATATCGGCCCGCTACCGCGAGGCCAGTATTTTCTGATCGACCGGCAATCAGGCGGTTTTCTCGGCGGCCTGCGGGACTGGTGGAGTGCGCACGGCTATGGAACCACGGATCGGGCAACCTGGTTCATGTTGTGGAATCCTGCTACTGGCGACCAAACCAATATCAACGGAATGATTCGCGGCAATTTCCGGCTTCACCCGATGGGGCCACGAGGCTTGAGTGAAGGCTGTATCACGGTCGTCAATGCCTATGAGTTCGATCGACTGCAAAAATTTATACGCACGCAAACGCCATCGCTACCCGTCCCGGGTTCCTCATTGAAGGCATACGGAACACTCGAAGTGAAATGAAAAGATTTTTTTGCTGGGCGATATTTTTCATCGCTAACCTCGCGGGCGGCTGGTTCCTTGCGCATTTGTACGATGCGATTCCCATTAATATGCCCTCTAGCGTCGATGGTTTCTTGCGCGCGAGTCTGACGTTATTCCATCGAAGCGATCTCGCGAATCCTGACGATATGGAAGTACTCGCGTTACTGCTTTACTGGTTGGCGACTTCAGCACTACTGGGCGTTTTCCTCTTGTCCAGCAAAGCGTTCCTGCGATGGGAGCCGCCGTCGCCCAGCGCGTCTTTTCTTCTCGCCGCAATAACGGGCGGATGGTTTGCGGAATGCGCCGCGATTACTTTCATCGGCCCGATATCGCGCGTTTTCGCATCGCTCGACTCCGAGCCCGCGGTGCACACTGCGCTTATCGAATACGGATTCGGCGCGACGATTCTCGTCGGCGTACTGCTGATCGTTGGCGGCAAAGCGCTGAGGCGGGTCAAGCGCCGCCCGCTGCATTAACGGCAACGCCCCCTAAAACCCCACCTCCAATCCCACCCGCTCCCCTTCCCGCACGCGGCTGATCGCGTGCTTGAGATTCACGCGATACACGCCATTTGCACCATGAAACGGCCGCTGCGCCGTCGCGATAATCGCCGCGTCGCCTAGCCCAAGCGGCACTACCATCGGGCGCGACTGCATGCGCGGACGCTGCTCCGTCATCACGAATTCGCCGCCCGTGAAGTCCTCGCCCGGCGCGGAAAGCAGCGCCACCACCTGAAGCGGAAACACGCGCTCGCCGCTCGTGCACTGATGCAGCGCGAGAAAATCCTCTGCCCGCAGGCGGCTCACATACGATTGCGCGCGCATTGGTGCTTCTGCGCGATCACGCTCGACAAACGCACTCCATTCCGCGGGATAGCGGTATGCCTCACCCAACGCCTCACTCCAGCCATTCGCAATTGGCGCGAGGTAGCGATACCAACCCTCGCGCCACGCCGCCAACGGCGGCGGCAAATTTGCGTCGAAATAAAACCGCTCACCGCGCCCAAGATCGACCGCTTCGAGCAACTCGCGCCGCGCTGCATTTTCCGCCAGCGTCGCGCGTGCCAGGGCGCGAGCTTCATCGGCATGAAGCCAGCCCGGCAACACCGCATAGCCTTCGCTGTCGAGTTGCGCCTCGATCGCGCGCCAGTCATAAGCGGCGAGCTGCGTGTCGATATGCGTACTCATCGCGCGTCGTGGAAAATCAGGCCGAGCGTGTGCCGTTTGCCGCTGCGAATCTGGCTCACGCCATGGCGCATCACGACCTTGCGCGTGCCGCCGCGCTTGCCCGCCGCCGGCCGCTGGTTCACCGTGAACAGCACGGCGTCGCCCTGCTCCAGCGCGATCACTTCGGCGTGCTGTCCGCTCGACGCGGTTTCGGTCATGACGAATTCGCCGCCCTCGAAATCGCGGCCCGGTTGCGATAGCAAGATCGCCATCTGCAACGGAAACACGTGTTCGCCGTAGAGATCCTGATGCAGACAGTTGTAATCGCCCGCGCCATATTCGAGGATCAGCGGCGTCGGCCGCGTCTGGCCCGCGCGATGGCATTCGTCGAGAAACGCCGCGAGTTCGAGCGGGTAACGCACGTCGAGTCCCATCTGCGCATTCCAGCGATTCGCGATGGGCGCGAGATACGGATACAGCGCGTGGCGCAGCTTGTGCAACAGCGGCGGCAGCGGATACGCGAAATACTTGTATTCGCCGCGCCCGAAGTTGTGCCGCGCCATCACGATACGCGAGCGAAAACAGTCGTCGCGCGAGTAAAGCGCCGCGATCTGCCCGCACTGCGCCGCACTCAACACCTGCGGCAACACGGCATTGCCGCGCGCATCGAGCGACGCCTCGATCGCGGACCAGTCGAAGCTGCGGGACGCGCGTCGCTCGGCGCGAGCGGGATCGGCGGTGGTAGTGGAAATGTCGGTGGCGGTATTCATCGCGGCAATTCGAAGGCGGGACAGTTCCAAGCTTACGCGAAGGCGCGGCACGCGCCGATCCGCTTCTTGCGCTGCAATTCAGATACGCAGCTTCTCGACGTTCGCGAGCAGGTCGGCCATCAAGCCGCGCAACCACACGATGCCTTCGTCCTGGTCGAAATGCTCGTGCCAGTGCATCGTGACCGGCGCCTTCGGCAGCGGCACGGGCAGCGCATAGATGCGAAACGTGCCCGAGCGATTGAGGATGCGCGCGAGCCGCTCGGGCAGCGTCGCCATCAGATCCGTCGATGCCAGCACGCCCGGCACCGCCACGAAATGCGGCAGCGCGAGCGCGATGTTGCGGCCCACGCCCTGCGCGCGCAGCGCGTCGTCCATGGCGTGATGGCTATGCTCGAACGAGCGCACCTGCACGTGCGTCGCGGCCACGAACTGCTCGAGCGTGAGCGCGTTACCGCGCGGCAGCCGTTCGCGCTTGCGCGTCATGCACACGTACTGTTCCTCGAACAGCAGCGCATGGCGCGTACGCGGCAGCAACGCAGGCAAATTGCCCACGGCGAAGTCGAGCCGGCTCGAGCGCAGCGCCTCTTCGATCTGCTCAACGGGCAACGGCTCCACGTGCAGCTTCACGCGCGGCGCGACCTCGCGCAACGCGGCGCAGAGCGCGGGCAAATACGCCATCTCGCCCGCGTCGGAGAGCGAGAGACGAAACGTGCGTGTGCTCGTGGCCGGGTCGAAGCTTTCCGCATAACGCAGCGCCTCGCGCACCGAATCGAGCGCGCGCCCCACGATCTCCGCGAGTTCCAGCGCCACCGGCGTGGGCTGCATGCCGTCACGCGTACGCACGAACAAGGTGTCGTCGAACAGCGTGCGCAGGCGCGCGAGCGAATAGCTCACGGCGGGCTGCGAGAGCGCGAGGCGCTCGCCCGCTTTCGTGAGGCTGCGTTCTTCGACGATCGCCTGAAACACACGCAGGAGATTGAGGTCGATATGGTCGATGGAGGTCGTCACTGGCTCGGTCATATAGGCGCCGCTGATGCGCACGCCGGAGGTTCATCGATGGCATGCATGATCGGCGAAACGCGCAGGCGCTGTCAACGCGCCCGAATTTTGCCGACAAACGCGCGGCGAATCTCGCCGATATTTCGGCATCCAAACTATTTCGCCGACAAAAATTCCCACCAGGTGCACTGCAACATCGCAGCACCCAAAATCAGCCAGATTTATGCCGTCAATAATATTGATGAATTTGACAGATAACGGCTGCGGCAACCAGACTCATCCCATTACCAGACGAGGAGAAAAGCCGTATGGGCAGCATTGACGACAGCGCGACGCTCGGCACCGCCACCGCGGTCCGGAGCGCACCGGCACTAACGCTGCCCGCCCTGCTCGCGGCACGCGTGCAACGCAACAGCGTCGCGCCGCTGTTCTCCGACCGCAAGCTGCGCTGGAGCGGCGCCGAAGCCGTGGATATCGCCGCTCGCCGGGCCGGCGCGCTCGCGCAACACGGCATCCGCCGCGGGGATCGCGTCGCGCTGCTGTGCAGCAATCGCAGCGAATTCATGGAGATCGTGCTGGGCTGCGGCTGGTTGGGCGCCGTGGTCGTGCCGATCAACACCGCTTCGCGCGGCATGCAACTCGAACACATTCTCGCCAACTCGGGCGCGAAGCTGATGGTGGCGGAAACGCATCTGGTCGGCGCCGTGCTCGCACTCGATCACAGCAAACTCGCGCTCGAATCGATCTGGCTGATCGAAAGCGAAGCCAGCCAGGACGACGCCGGCGCCGCGCCACTCGCCAGCCCGATCCACGCGCAACCGCTGCCGCCGCGTGGCGAAGCCCTTGCCGCGGCCGATCTCGGCGACGGCGAAGCGCTCGCGATCCTCTACACCTCGGGCACCTCGGGCCTCTCGAAGGGCGTGATCTGCCCACACGCGCAGTTCTACTGGTGGGCGCGCCACACGGCGAGCCACCTCGGCGTCGTGCCCGGCGATGTGCTCTATACCTGCTTGCCGCTCTTTCACACCAACGCGCTCAACGCCTTCTTCCAGGCGCTCACGCACGACGCGGAACTGGTCGCGGACCGCCGCTTCTCCGCGAGCGGCTTCTTCGGCGCGCTGATCGAGACGAACGCCACGGTCACCTACGTGCTCGGCGCGATGGTGCCGATCCTGCTCGGCCGCGAGGCGCAGCCGCAGGAACGCGCGCATCGCGTGCGCATTGCGCTCGCGCCCGGCGTGCCCGGTCACTTCCAGCAGGAATTCACCGACCGCTGCGGCATCGCGCTGCTCGACGGCTTCGGCTCGACGGAAACCAATTTTGTGATCGGTGGCGGTATCGCCGATCAAAAGCCCGGCTACATGGGCAAGCTCGTCGCGGGCTTCGACGCGCGCGTGGTCGACGACAACGACCGCGAAGTGCCCGACGGCGAGGCGGGCGAACTGATCGTGCGCGCCGACGAACCCTACGCCTTCGCGAGCGGCTACTTCGGCATGGCCGAGAAGACCGTGGAGGCGTGGCGCAATCTCTGGTTCCACACGGGCGACCGCGTGGTACGCGAAGCAGGCGGCTACTACCGTTTCGTGGACCGGCTCAAAGACGCGATCCGCCGCCGCGGCGAAAACATCTCGTCGTACGAAGTCGAGCAGGTCCTGCTGAGCCACCCGGCGGTGGAAACGGCCGCCGTGTTCGCCGTGAAATCCGAATTCGCCGAAGACGAAGTGATGGCCGCGCTCGTCTTGCGCGCGGGCGAGACGCTCGACGCACTCGACCTGATCCGCTATTGCGAGCCGCGTCTGCCGTATTTCGCGGTGCCGCGCTATCTCGACTTCGTCGCCGATCTGCCGCGCACGGAGAACGGCAAGATCCAGAAGTACAAGCTGCGCGACGTGGGCATCACGGCCACGGCGTGGGACCTCGAAACCTCGGGGTATCGGCTGAAACGCTCGTAGGAAGGAACGTAGCAACGCAGGTCGCAACTCCGTACCGGCGCGGCCCACGCGCTGTACAAACGCAGTACAGGCACGGACACAAGCAGGCAAAAAGACTCGCGCGAGGAGACACGCGCGCTCGCATAACGCAGCATTCCCATCGTCGGTGCCGCCCCACGGCACCAGGAGAAGCAGCATGGCAAGCACCCAGACCTGTTCCGCAGGCGCGTCCGACCCCAACGCGCCCGGCGCAAAATCCGCGGCGCTCGATCCGCGCGCGCTGCGCCGCATCGTGATGGCGTCCGTCGCGGGCAACGCGCTCGAATGGTACGACTTCTTTCTCTACAGCACCGCCGCCGCGCTCGTGTTCGGCGAACTCTTCTTCCCCAAGGGCACCGACCCGCTGATCGGCACGCTCGCCGCGTTCGCGGGCTTCGCCGTGGGCTTCGCGGCGCGGCCGATCGGCGGCATCCTGTTCGGCCATCTCGGCGACCGTTACGGCCGGCGCGGCGCGCTCGTCTGGACGCTCTCGCTGATGGGCGGCGCGACCTTCCTGATCGGCCTGTTGCCCACCTATTCGCAAGTGGGCATGTGGGCGCCCGCGCTGCTCGTGCTGCTGCGTATCGTGCAGGGCATTGCCTCG from Paraburkholderia acidisoli encodes the following:
- a CDS encoding VOC family protein → MQLLDHVSIGVPDLDAARPFYDAVMQALGALKVYDRPQALGYGERCDAADTHSSCLAVYLDATAIDAVNKRHWCFKAATRAQVDAFHAAGLAAGGRSDGAPGVRAHYHAHYYGAFLVDPAGNRIEAVCHAAA
- a CDS encoding methyl-accepting chemotaxis protein, translated to MLHKLSIRASLTLMIAFFGIVLLIGAATGLLSMRAGNDALRTMYTVDTPAVADLEGSAGQLLRLRLALATYASLADLGDQQAANAVLKRFDQYLKNSNDRLDHYLSIAGKSEDASLIDDMQGKRNGFLHDGVEPALAALKAGDKAAFQELQGHKLPALYNSYEKAMLVLEQRQIEHGAQRYQTAQQRFEWVSTAVAVGMALSLLCAWIARTALMRAIVHPVDAAIAQFQRIAAGDLSGAVAATSNNEMGRLQAALQQMQASLITMVSTVRQGAESIDKGVSEIAAGNTDLSQRTEEQAASLEETAASIEQLTSTVKQTAENARQASSLAEGASGLATQGGDLSREVVGTMQHIVGDSRRIGEIVGVIETIAFQTNILALNAAVEAARAGEEGRGFAVVASEVRSLAQRSAAAAKEIKELIESSTSRVASGASLVERSGSTMSEIVDAIARVSAIMGEIASAASEQSTGIDQVNVAVGQMDLVTQQNAALVEQASAAASSLESEAHRLNAAVSVFRTAH
- a CDS encoding CBS domain-containing protein, whose amino-acid sequence is MQVEKFMTRRVVTVGFDDTLETVREIFAKASFHHLLVVEDGKLQGVVSDRDLLRAISPFIDSVVEQARDLGTLNKRVHQIMSRKPITLRPDSTLPEAVALFLDNKISCLPIVDTEFRPVGIVSWRDVLRYLVPADEPAGEAAEPADNDEGAPA
- a CDS encoding DUF2891 domain-containing protein; translation: MSHHLTAAHASKFATLALAHLTREYPNKLTHCLDGAQDVQSPRALHPVFYGSYDWHSCVHGYWLVLHLLERFPDLPETARIVAVVDAHFTEANMAGEMAYLDLPHNRGFERPYGWAWLLALAAQVSTLAQHHAPRLPQAARWQTALAPLTETFVDRFEEFLPKATYPLRVGTHFNTAFALTLALDFARANARPELAALIETTAQRWHAHDANCQAWEPGGDEFLSPALSVALLMSRVLNAQDFEPWFTRFLPNLAAREPATLFTPATVADRSDGKIAHLDGLNLSRAWCQRTIARVLPAGDARVAVLDEAANTHLASALEHVAGDYMGEHWLATFATLALEA
- a CDS encoding Hcp family type VI secretion system effector, with protein sequence MAQDIFIKINGIDGESQDAIHLNEIDVISWRWSVFQQSSMHSGSGGGAGKATVSDLEFTHRIDRASPNLAQACFTGKHISEAKLTMRKAGGLPHEFVRITMYDVIVARVEPVAGGEYCSEEVRLSFARMKNEYILQNPIGGKGGTITALIDVKANQTS
- a CDS encoding DUF2778 domain-containing protein, translating into MPVKCTFVLNKKDTTLLACDGTTPVTAFSGQRQGRDNPDATDKENIGPLPRGQYFLIDRQSGGFLGGLRDWWSAHGYGTTDRATWFMLWNPATGDQTNINGMIRGNFRLHPMGPRGLSEGCITVVNAYEFDRLQKFIRTQTPSLPVPGSSLKAYGTLEVK
- a CDS encoding 2OG-Fe(II) oxygenase, which encodes MLPGWLHADEARALARATLAENAARRELLEAVDLGRGERFYFDANLPPPLAAWREGWYRYLAPIANGWSEALGEAYRYPAEWSAFVERDRAEAPMRAQSYVSRLRAEDFLALHQCTSGERVFPLQVVALLSAPGEDFTGGEFVMTEQRPRMQSRPMVVPLGLGDAAIIATAQRPFHGANGVYRVNLKHAISRVREGERVGLEVGF
- a CDS encoding 2OG-Fe(II) oxygenase; this translates as MNTATDISTTTADPARAERRASRSFDWSAIEASLDARGNAVLPQVLSAAQCGQIAALYSRDDCFRSRIVMARHNFGRGEYKYFAYPLPPLLHKLRHALYPYLAPIANRWNAQMGLDVRYPLELAAFLDECHRAGQTRPTPLILEYGAGDYNCLHQDLYGEHVFPLQMAILLSQPGRDFEGGEFVMTETASSGQHAEVIALEQGDAVLFTVNQRPAAGKRGGTRKVVMRHGVSQIRSGKRHTLGLIFHDAR
- a CDS encoding LysR family transcriptional regulator, with the protein product MTEPVTTSIDHIDLNLLRVFQAIVEERSLTKAGERLALSQPAVSYSLARLRTLFDDTLFVRTRDGMQPTPVALELAEIVGRALDSVREALRYAESFDPATSTRTFRLSLSDAGEMAYLPALCAALREVAPRVKLHVEPLPVEQIEEALRSSRLDFAVGNLPALLPRTRHALLFEEQYVCMTRKRERLPRGNALTLEQFVAATHVQVRSFEHSHHAMDDALRAQGVGRNIALALPHFVAVPGVLASTDLMATLPERLARILNRSGTFRIYALPVPLPKAPVTMHWHEHFDQDEGIVWLRGLMADLLANVEKLRI
- a CDS encoding ATP-dependent acyl-CoA ligase — encoded protein: MGSIDDSATLGTATAVRSAPALTLPALLAARVQRNSVAPLFSDRKLRWSGAEAVDIAARRAGALAQHGIRRGDRVALLCSNRSEFMEIVLGCGWLGAVVVPINTASRGMQLEHILANSGAKLMVAETHLVGAVLALDHSKLALESIWLIESEASQDDAGAAPLASPIHAQPLPPRGEALAAADLGDGEALAILYTSGTSGLSKGVICPHAQFYWWARHTASHLGVVPGDVLYTCLPLFHTNALNAFFQALTHDAELVADRRFSASGFFGALIETNATVTYVLGAMVPILLGREAQPQERAHRVRIALAPGVPGHFQQEFTDRCGIALLDGFGSTETNFVIGGGIADQKPGYMGKLVAGFDARVVDDNDREVPDGEAGELIVRADEPYAFASGYFGMAEKTVEAWRNLWFHTGDRVVREAGGYYRFVDRLKDAIRRRGENISSYEVEQVLLSHPAVETAAVFAVKSEFAEDEVMAALVLRAGETLDALDLIRYCEPRLPYFAVPRYLDFVADLPRTENGKIQKYKLRDVGITATAWDLETSGYRLKRS